The Gambusia affinis linkage group LG09, SWU_Gaff_1.0, whole genome shotgun sequence DNA window GCGTTCAGACGATTTCcgtttttacttttctgcaaaacaatCTTAAGTTTTGCATGTAGGtcaaaaagccacattttgctCTCATTACAACTTTTGTATAGGGACGtcagagtaaaacaaaattggGGGGGGGAGTACACATCACTTTtcagactatttttttttttttttgtaaaaccatTCGAGATCATTGTTCACAATAACGTGGCACTCTGTGTTGATTTCCAAGTGAAAtcccaaaagaaaacacagcaaagttTGCAGTCGCAGTGAGACAAAACAGGaataattaaaatacttttgtaaggcaccGAGTCTACGCGAACACGCGCGTTGTTTTCTCGGGGAGGCAACAAGTGAGTGCATTGTACCTTTGTACCAGGAGCCTTTGTCTCTCCTCCCGCTTTCAGGTGAAGGAGGGCATCCTGAACGACGACATATACTGTCCGCCCGAGACTGCAGTGCTCCTGGCATCGTATGCAGTGCAAGTCAAACACGGAGACTACAGCAAAGATTATCACGTACCGGGATACCTCACCAAAGAGAAGTTGCTGCCACAGAGGTAGAGCATCCCGTTCATATAAGTATAAACCAAAAAGTTCACCTTAATTCCAGTCCCAGTCCCCTGAATTCTAATCGGTGTGTCCTCTTTCTGGATAAAACCAGGGTTTTGGAGCAGCACAAGCTGAATAAGAATCAGTGGGAGGAAAGAATCCAGGTGTGGCATCAAGAGCACAAGGGAATGCTGAGGTAGGGAGATCGCAGTGCGAGGAGAGTTAATGGGCTTTTAGCAAACCTGTGTTTCAGCATGTCATTAAACCGCAAATCACCCCAGGGAGGACGCAATGCTGGAGTATCTGAAGATAGCGCAGGACCTGGAGATGTACGGGGTCAACTACTTCAACATCAAGAACAAGAAAGGGTCCGAGCTGTGGCTGGGAGTGGATGCGCTGGGGCTGAACATTTATGACAAGAAAGACAAGTAGGTTGCAGCTGGCTCCGAAAACCGCCGCAGGTTTACCTCAGTTTGTCAAAACGCAGAGACGCATCGGTTTGACCAAAACATCTCATCTGCTGTGAAACTCTCGTTCCCGTTGAACGACtcgccaaaaaaaacaaaaaaaaaaaacccctgccTGCTAATGTTTCCGCAGGATGACCCCAAAGATCGGCTTCCCCTGGAGTGAGATAAGAAACATCTCATTCAACGACAAGAAATTTGTCATCAAGCCAATTGACAAGAAAGCCCCGgtaagttaaaacaaaaacaaaacaaataaaaaaaaaaacagtgcataCGTTTGATTTCAGTAGTATCTTTGGGGAAAAGCGTGTCGTACCCcctctttaaaaaattaataaataaataagcacacAAACCCCacttaaaataatgcaaaacttttcagatgtgtgattttaaaaaattttaataaaaaataacaaataaaacgaAAGACTGTGATATAAGAGCCCGGAGAGATAGGTGACATAAGGATATCGAAAAGATTAAAACGCAAAGTCTATAAGAGTGCAGTGAGACCAAGACAGGAGACTGGGCTGGAGGTGTCAGAGTTGAGGAAGGAGAGATTTTCATCGGGACTGACCAGGATGAAGAGGATTAGAAATGAGCAGATCAGAGGAACAGCTAAGGATGGGCAGTTTAGAGAGAGAAAGTTGGAGAAGAGGTGAGGTTGGACATGGACTGAGCAGCGGAATAAGAATTCACCATGACTTGAAATTCCCCCTTAAGCacaatatttgtatttctgatgttttgaaaCGTCTTCATGTAAcgtcttcaaaaacaaacaaaaaaaaaaaattacgcTCTTTCTCCACTAACTAGATAGAACTTGCATAACTAAatggaaagttttatttttgttcctttttctttttttgccttctgAGGAATGGAGATTCGTCTCTCTTTAACTGTGTCTGTAAACAGGAGGTGTGACAGAACCCATTTGATTCTGGTGAAAATATCAATTTGCAAAAAGCACAAATTACAGACAGTAGAATTTCAACAGCAGCTGCTACTTGATCTCATCTACAGACATGAGCTCTGCCTCGGCAGCCCCATCTTTTGACTCCATGCCCAGATTTCGGGAATCATCCAAGAGATTGGGagggaagtgtgtgtgtgggggaattcttcaaaaaaaaaaaaaaaatcgttttAGATCCGGACCCATCGCTTTATTGggggatagaaaaaaaaataaaaatatcggTATGTCATTACGGCTAAAAGCATTTGCTGATTCCTTTGATGCAGGACTTTGTTTTCTATGTACCTCGTCTCCGCATCAACAAACGCATCCTGGCATTGTGCATGGGAAATCATGACCTGTACATGCGCAGACGCAAACCTGACACCATCGAGGTGCAGCAGATGAAGGCCCAGGCCAGGGAGGAGAAGAACAAGAGGCAAATGGAGCGGTAAAGGAAGCTTAAATAACACAACTCTGtgtcatttgatttattttattattattattatttttatttttttttacagtttactttttgttctctctactttaaaaaaagcgcaaaaaaaaaaaaaggcaaaaagaaaactgtcaggAGATGAAGTTTTTCTAATGTGTATTTATGCACAATTCTCCTTGTCAGGGCTCTGCTCgagagcgagaaaaaaaagCGAGAAAACGCCGAGAAGGAAACGGAGAAGATTGCCCGGGAGACCATGGAGCTGATGGAACGATTGAGACAGATTGAAGAGCAGACAAAGAGAGCTCAAGACGGTCTGACGACTTTCCCACTACAAACCGTTGATACCCTCAGTTCCATAGGGTTGTTTTCTGCTaaagagcattaaaaaaaaagagagaaaaggaatcCAGATTCACAAGTTTAACACAGGCTTGATTTctattatgtttctttttattttttaggattCCTGTAGAATAAACCATGTATAAGCCTCTCTATGTGTATGCGTGCTTGCGTGCGCGCGCGcgggtatgtgtgtgtgtgtgtgacctgcACATGTGGGGATGTTGCTTTAGAGTTGGAAGAGCAGACCCGCAGAGCCCTGGAGTTGGAAAAGGAGAGAACAATCGCTcaggaggaggcagagcgtCTGGACTACGACCGCAGAGCTGCAGTGGAGGCGAAAGCGGCCCTGCTACACCATTCCGAGACCCAGATCAAGAGCCAGGAAGGCCTGGTATTCACGCACAATGCACATTCTGTTGTCCTTCATCTTTGGTTGAACAGAATAAAAGCCCTGAGGGGGCCAGAGGGGGGCAGCTGATAAACCTGAAATTCATCCAAACCTTTCAAGATTTATAGATCTGGGCCCCAAAGTCAGAACTGAAAGCTTTACGgttatacaaaataattttttttttaaattaaatgatttcaaGCTGGTAAATATGTTGCACGCGCTCGTTCGCGCTCTCCCTCACACTTTGCACGCGCGAGCGGAGCACAATGACCTTAGATCAGAAGCACTCTTAActctttttccatttgtgtgCATGGTTTGTGCAGGCCACTGAGCTGGCTGAGCTTACCACTAAGATCTCCCAGCTGGAAGAAGCCAAGAAGAAAAAGGACGAGGAGGCGCAGCAATGGCAGAAAAGGGTGAGAGAAAATTAGAGAGGGGATAGAGGATGAAAGAGGGATGTGTGGCGGCGGGTCCGTGTCGGGTGAAAGGTGGCTGTGAGGCAGAAAGCAGGTATGTTTTCAGTGTGTCCTGTCAGCGGCAGTCCTGGATGATGGTGTTTGATCTAGGGAGGGATTCAGTTTCGAATGCAGATTTCCTTTAGGGCCCGACTAAGCAAATCGGAGCACAAATATTGCTTTAAGCCCGCATGCAAAAAACTGGTGATTTATTGCTGCGTAAAACTGTCGCAGCTTATTATGAAAATAAGGCGGCTAAGATACAAATCTATCAtgactacactgcaaaaaaaaaaaaaaaacataaactaaatcttaccaagtgtttatttttgacaagattctacacttgaaataagacaaaactagcaaGCAGCTTTTCAGCAtgatatatgagcttgttttaaaagagtaattccttaatattgaccaAAAAGTGTTAATTACACTGGcagatttgacatttttcatcaatgttaaggaattcttgacttaaaacaagctttgctatatttcttaaaagtttattgtaagtcagttttgtcttatttcagatgTACTAGAAAGTAGGCCAGACATActtgattttgtgtgtttgtttttttgggggggggtttgcAGTGCAGGAATCCAAAAGGTAACGAACAGAACAAACTAAGTTAAACCTGTGTTGGTGCAATCCTTCTTAAAACCAAGCAACTCCATATTTTTGGAGCAAATCTGCAAAACATCGAAGGGCTCCAACCACAGCGCCTCACCGTGTGTTGACAGGCCTTGATGGTAGAAGCTGATTTGGAGCGAACCAAAGACGAGCTGAAGACTAAACTAATGGGTCTCCAAATCCAGAACTCTGTTCACCCCCACATGCACGAGCACGACGAGACGGACGAGAGCAGCGCCGAGGCGAGCGCCGAGCTGACCGCCCCCGGCATGGTCCGCGACCGCAGCGAGGAGGAGAGGGTGACGGAGGCGCAGAAGAACCAGAGGCTGCAGAAGAACCTGAAGGTGAGAgggattttttgtttcttccccAGAGGTTTCCgccaaaaaaccccccaaacaaacacaaaacgtTTCACCGCCCTGGGCGCCTCTCCGTTTGGGTGGGTTGGAGGAGTCGCAGGTACGGTACCGTCTTGTTTTTACGAGCCGAGCAACGTCTCTGTTGCTTATTAGCGCGCCAAGTCAACGGCCGTTGGGTGTTTTTTACGAGGTGCGTTCACCACCACTGACTAATGCGGCGCTGATTCATAGCTTCTGATTCAGCGTTAGTGAACATTTTgccggttttttttttttttttttttagttttaagtttgaaaaaaaaaaaacaacctcaaacTGGCCTAATTGAAGCTGGAAACCTGAACTCTCCTTTAAAGCCCCTCGAGTGCCGTGACGTCGCCCGCGTACGCCGTGGACCCGTCGGGTAGCGCGTAGCGTGCTGCGGGTGGCGGCTACGGGGTTAAAACCCGTTTCAGACTCCACGAAACCTATGCTTGTGTTGgtgaaaaggagcagaaaaatgtttattatcattattaccGTGTATCATTTTAATGTGTCTGCGCA harbors:
- the LOC122837300 gene encoding moesin-like isoform X4, which encodes MSTINVRVTTMDAELEFAILPSTTGKQLFDQVVKTIGLRETWFFGLQYQDSKGFSTWLKMNKRVTAQDAKKNNPLLIKFRARFYPEEVAEELIQEATQRLFFLQVKEGILNDDIYCPPETAVLLASYAVQVKHGDYSKDYHVPGYLTKEKLLPQRVLEQHKLNKNQWEERIQVWHQEHKGMLREDAMLEYLKIAQDLEMYGVNYFNIKNKKGSELWLGVDALGLNIYDKKDKMTPKIGFPWSEIRNISFNDKKFVIKPIDKKAPDFVFYVPRLRINKRILALCMGNHDLYMRRRKPDTIEVQQMKAQAREEKNKRQMERALLESEKKKRENAEKETEKIARETMELMERLRQIEEQTKRAQDELEEQTRRALELEKERTIAQEEAERLDYDRRAAVEAKAALLHHSETQIKSQEGLATELAELTTKISQLEEAKKKKDEEAQQWQKRNSVHPHMHEHDETDESSAEASAELTAPGMVRDRSEEERVTEAQKNQRLQKNLKFLSTELARAVDESKKTPNDLIHAENVRAGRDKYKTLRQIRQGNTKQRIDEFESM
- the LOC122837300 gene encoding moesin-like isoform X1, which gives rise to MNIWELFLCFLWQINVRVTTMDAELEFAILPSTTGKQLFDQVVKTIGLRETWFFGLQYQDSKGFSTWLKMNKRVTAQDAKKNNPLLIKFRARFYPEEVAEELIQEATQRLFFLQVKEGILNDDIYCPPETAVLLASYAVQVKHGDYSKDYHVPGYLTKEKLLPQRVLEQHKLNKNQWEERIQVWHQEHKGMLREDAMLEYLKIAQDLEMYGVNYFNIKNKKGSELWLGVDALGLNIYDKKDKMTPKIGFPWSEIRNISFNDKKFVIKPIDKKAPDFVFYVPRLRINKRILALCMGNHDLYMRRRKPDTIEVQQMKAQAREEKNKRQMERALLESEKKKRENAEKETEKIARETMELMERLRQIEEQTKRAQDELEEQTRRALELEKERTIAQEEAERLDYDRRAAVEAKAALLHHSETQIKSQEGLATELAELTTKISQLEEAKKKKDEEAQQWQKRALMVEADLERTKDELKTKLMGLQIQNSVHPHMHEHDETDESSAEASAELTAPGMVRDRSEEERVTEAQKNQRLQKNLKFLSTELARAVDESKKTPNDLIHAENVRAGRDKYKTLRQIRQGNTKQRIDEFESM
- the LOC122837300 gene encoding moesin-like isoform X2 — its product is MSTINVRVTTMDAELEFAILPSTTGKQLFDQVVKTIGLRETWFFGLQYQDSKGFSTWLKMNKRVTAQDAKKNNPLLIKFRARFYPEEVAEELIQEATQRLFFLQVKEGILNDDIYCPPETAVLLASYAVQVKHGDYSKDYHVPGYLTKEKLLPQRVLEQHKLNKNQWEERIQVWHQEHKGMLREDAMLEYLKIAQDLEMYGVNYFNIKNKKGSELWLGVDALGLNIYDKKDKMTPKIGFPWSEIRNISFNDKKFVIKPIDKKAPDFVFYVPRLRINKRILALCMGNHDLYMRRRKPDTIEVQQMKAQAREEKNKRQMERALLESEKKKRENAEKETEKIARETMELMERLRQIEEQTKRAQDELEEQTRRALELEKERTIAQEEAERLDYDRRAAVEAKAALLHHSETQIKSQEGLATELAELTTKISQLEEAKKKKDEEAQQWQKRALMVEADLERTKDELKTKLMGLQIQNSVHPHMHEHDETDESSAEASAELTAPGMVRDRSEEERVTEAQKNQRLQKNLKFLSTELARAVDESKKTPNDLIHAENVRAGRDKYKTLRQIRQGNTKQRIDEFESM
- the LOC122837300 gene encoding moesin-like isoform X5, with the translated sequence MKAQAREEKNKRQMERALLESEKKKRENAEKETEKIARETMELMERLRQIEEQTKRAQDELEEQTRRALELEKERTIAQEEAERLDYDRRAAVEAKAALLHHSETQIKSQEGLATELAELTTKISQLEEAKKKKDEEAQQWQKRALMVEADLERTKDELKTKLMGLQIQNSVHPHMHEHDETDESSAEASAELTAPGMVRDRSEEERVTEAQKNQRLQKNLKFLSTELARAVDESKKTPNDLIHAENVRAGRDKYKTLRQIRQGNTKQRIDEFESM
- the LOC122837300 gene encoding moesin-like isoform X6 → MRSWSLPSCQARLANSFLTRVLEQHKLNKNQWEERIQVWHQEHKGMLREDAMLEYLKIAQDLEMYGVNYFNIKNKKGSELWLGVDALGLNIYDKKDKMTPKIGFPWSEIRNISFNDKKFVIKPIDKKAPDFVFYVPRLRINKRILALCMGNHDLYMRRRKPDTIEVQQMKAQAREEKNKRQMERALLESEKKKRENAEKETEKIARETMELMERLRQIEEQTKRAQDELEEQTRRALELEKERTIAQEEAERLDYDRRAAVEAKAALLHHSETQIKSQEGLATELAELTTKISQLEEAKKKKDEEAQQWQKRALMVEADLERTKDELKTKLMGLQIQNSVHPHMHEHDETDESSAEASAELTAPGMVRDRSEEERVTEAQKNQRLQKNLKFLSTELARAVDESKKTPNDLIHAENVRAGRDKYKTLRQIRQGNTKQRIDEFESM
- the LOC122837300 gene encoding moesin-like isoform X3, coding for MDAELEFAILPSTTGKQLFDQVVKTIGLRETWFFGLQYQDSKGFSTWLKMNKRVTAQDAKKNNPLLIKFRARFYPEEVAEELIQEATQRLFFLQVKEGILNDDIYCPPETAVLLASYAVQVKHGDYSKDYHVPGYLTKEKLLPQRVLEQHKLNKNQWEERIQVWHQEHKGMLREDAMLEYLKIAQDLEMYGVNYFNIKNKKGSELWLGVDALGLNIYDKKDKMTPKIGFPWSEIRNISFNDKKFVIKPIDKKAPDFVFYVPRLRINKRILALCMGNHDLYMRRRKPDTIEVQQMKAQAREEKNKRQMERALLESEKKKRENAEKETEKIARETMELMERLRQIEEQTKRAQDELEEQTRRALELEKERTIAQEEAERLDYDRRAAVEAKAALLHHSETQIKSQEGLATELAELTTKISQLEEAKKKKDEEAQQWQKRALMVEADLERTKDELKTKLMGLQIQNSVHPHMHEHDETDESSAEASAELTAPGMVRDRSEEERVTEAQKNQRLQKNLKFLSTELARAVDESKKTPNDLIHAENVRAGRDKYKTLRQIRQGNTKQRIDEFESM